The DNA region AGCCCCATAAGCCCCATAAGCCCCATAAGCCCCATAAGACCCATAAGACCCATAAGACCCATAAGACCCATAAGCCCCATACGGACCCATACGACCCATACGACCCATACGACCCATACGCCCCATAAGCCCCATAAGCCCCATAAGCCCCATCAACACCCCACGTACGCTCAACCGCGCCGTTGACTTGACCGCACCCAATCGGGTTTACTGGGTGCTGGTCTTCATTCCCATGCAAGCAATCTCATCCCATCCGGAGGACGCGCCGTGCGCACTGCCAGTCTTTTCCTTTTCGCCCTTGCGGTCCTTTTAATCGCTCCGGCGGCCCCCGCCGATACCAGCCACATCTTTCCGCTCCAGGACAAGCACGTTCACAGCAGTTCCATTGTGCAGTGCCCCAACGGCGATATTCTGGCCACGTGGTTCTACGGCACGGGAGAGCGAAGCGCCAACGACGTACGCGTGCAGGGCGCACGCCTGAAAAAAGGCGCCTCCGAATGGAGTCCAGTCTTTGAAATGGCCGACACCCCCGACCTGCCGGACTGCAACCCCGTCCTCTTCATCGACGCCAATGAAAAACTCTGGCTTTTCTGGCTCGTCGTACACACGAACCGCTGGGAGCGCGGGATCCTGAAGTACAAAACCAGCACCAACTACCAGGGCGAGGGCGCACCCGTGTGGGACTGGCAGGATATCATCCTCCTCAAGCCGGGCAAGACCTTCGCCGACGACCTCAAGGCGGGCTTCGAAGCGATTGGCTATCCGGAGCATATGTGGGCCGAGTACGCCAAGGCCTATACCGATATGCTGGCGGAGAACGCAGCCGATCCGGTCAAGACCGACATCGGCTGGATGACCCGCACGCCCGTCCTCACGCTAAAGAGCGGACGTATCCTGATTCCGCTCTATTCCGATGGTTTCAACGTCTCCCTCGCCGCCTATTCCGATGATCAAGGGGCGACCTGGGCCGCCAGCAAGCCCATCGTGGGCCTCGGCAACATCCAGCCCGCCATCGTAGAGCGCGAAGACGGCACCCTCATGGCCTACATGCGCGACAACGGGGTGGAGCCCAAGCGCATCATCGAAGCCAGCTCCAAAGACGGCGGCGAGACCTGGAGCATCGGCACCGACATGGAATTCAAGAACTCCGGCGGCAGCGTCTCCGCCTGCGCGGTCGGTGGGGGCCGCTGGGTCCTGGTCTACAACGACGCCGAGCAGGGCCGCCACAACCTCGCCATCTCCCTCTCGGAAGACGAAGGCAAAACCTGGACCGCCAAGAAGATGCTGGAAAACAGCGACAACAAGGACTCCTCCTTCGGCTACCCCACCGTACTACGCGGCGCCGACGGCAACATCCACCTTTCCTACACGCTCAGCGTGCCCGGCGGAAAGACCATCAAGTACAGCACTTTTACCGTCGAGTCGATCAAGAACTGAGCAGGGACCGGACGAGGGGACTGACTCACCCGGCACACGTAGCCAATTCGAACACATGATTCAGGTCGAGGCGCTGGCCGTCCCCTGAATACCGCCTTTAAGTCATTGCCGCTTGGGTACGGCCAGTCCCCTAGTCCACAAACATCGCAATCTGCTTCCGACTCTGCTTGTCCAGCCCCTTCCAGTCGTGAATTACATACACATCGCCCGCCACATCGGTGATGAGCAGTCCACTCGGCGGGAGCAACTGGGGGTGGTCATCCACTTTGGTCTGAAAACTGCGTGGCCCCTCGGCACAGGTCACCACCCAATGGCGGATTTCAAACTCCTTGCGCACCTGCGTGATCCGGATAATCTCGAAAGCGAAAGCCGCTTCGCGCAGGGCATGCCGCAACACCGCCCGAGTCTCGCCATCCACGTCGTCGAGCGAGGGGATGAGCGCCACTTCTTTATCGTCTTCGCCGCGCAGCGACACAAAGGTGCCCGGTGCGGTCCAGGGGAAGCACGTGCCGACGCGCACGATGCACTCGTGCCCCGCCCACGCCGCGCGATAGCGCCCGTCCTCCGCGCGTGTGACACGCAACTCCGAGAGGGTCACCGGTGCTTTGGGAATATCTATGTCTTCGTTTGCTGCCATTTAGCCTGTCTCAAAAATTTCCTGCCGTCCCTGCAACCGTGTCAGGCGATCAGCCTTCGTCACGCAATATACATCTCGTGCAGTTCCTGCTGCATGCGCACCAGCCGCGTATACACACCCTCGGGATTGTCCAACAGTTCCCCATGGGTGCCCTCCTCCACGATGCGCCCTTCGTCCACCACAAACAGGCGGTTGGCCCGGCGCAGCGTCGAGAGGCGGTGCGCGATGGCAAACACCGTCCGTCCCTCCACCAACTTGTCCAGCGCCTCCTGAATCTTGTGTTCCGTCTCCGTGT from Candidatus Hydrogenedentota bacterium includes:
- a CDS encoding exo-alpha-sialidase, translating into MRTASLFLFALAVLLIAPAAPADTSHIFPLQDKHVHSSSIVQCPNGDILATWFYGTGERSANDVRVQGARLKKGASEWSPVFEMADTPDLPDCNPVLFIDANEKLWLFWLVVHTNRWERGILKYKTSTNYQGEGAPVWDWQDIILLKPGKTFADDLKAGFEAIGYPEHMWAEYAKAYTDMLAENAADPVKTDIGWMTRTPVLTLKSGRILIPLYSDGFNVSLAAYSDDQGATWAASKPIVGLGNIQPAIVEREDGTLMAYMRDNGVEPKRIIEASSKDGGETWSIGTDMEFKNSGGSVSACAVGGGRWVLVYNDAEQGRHNLAISLSEDEGKTWTAKKMLENSDNKDSSFGYPTVLRGADGNIHLSYTLSVPGGKTIKYSTFTVESIKN
- a CDS encoding DUF1854 domain-containing protein; the protein is MAANEDIDIPKAPVTLSELRVTRAEDGRYRAAWAGHECIVRVGTCFPWTAPGTFVSLRGEDDKEVALIPSLDDVDGETRAVLRHALREAAFAFEIIRITQVRKEFEIRHWVVTCAEGPRSFQTKVDDHPQLLPPSGLLITDVAGDVYVIHDWKGLDKQSRKQIAMFVD